The Manis pentadactyla isolate mManPen7 chromosome 12, mManPen7.hap1, whole genome shotgun sequence genome contains the following window.
TTGCTCCAAGCGAGCTGCCTCCCTGGTTCCCCGCAAAACCCTCTCTCCACCTCCTGGCATTAGAATTGCTTATTCGTCAAGTCTTCATGCATTCAATAAGAATGCAAAGTAAACACCTACATAAGGATTACTCTGTGTCAGCCGCCATGCTAAGCACATTCTGCatatcaactcatttaatccaTGCCACGATCCCATTACCCTAGaagacagaggaggaaacagaggcacagagaagtcaagcaaCTTGCTCAAGATTGCACAGACAGCAGGTGTCAGAATCATATGTTGAACTCAAGTTTGTCTGGCTCCAGCATCTGACTCTCTCCTGACTCTGGTGAAGATCTGTTGAGTCAGATACCACTGCGTCTAGACACTGGTGACTGTGCTAACCCCACATTCCTGTGTATCCCTGAAACAAGCCTCCACCACCCAGAGTTCCTGCCCCCATCTGTTCCTGGTGACCCTGGTGGCTCTCCAGCACGGCTGGCCTGGGAGCCTTCGGTTGTCCATCTTATTTTTCCCTGTTACTGAGTGCTACTTTGGTCTTGCAAAGCCAGGGCCATTCATCCCCTCTTCATCCTTGCACCTCCCAATCCCTGACAAGAAAATGCTTATTCATTCCCTCACTCatgtatttgtttaataaatgttcattgattACTAACTATGAGCCACAATCCATGCTGAGTGCTGGGATACAGCGACATAGAAGAGAGCCTCCTGAGGCTCATAGTCTGATGGGGAAGATGGACAAAGGAGACAAGTAAAAAGCAAATataatgtccatcaatggatcgATGGATAAACAAagtcatggtatatgaacacaaCAAGATGTGGCcataaaagggaatgaagtactgatgaaTGCTATGATATGCATGAATCTAgaaaacattacactaagtgaaagaggccagacacAAAGGTCACACTGTGTATTATTAGTTTACACGAAGCACACAGAACAGGTACATCCATACAGACAGAAGGTCAACTAGTGGTTGTCAAGACCTAGGGGAAGAAGGGACTGGAGCGAGACCATGGCGCTTGGAGTTTTACTTTgcgatgatgaaaatgttttagaatgaGACAGAGTTGGTGggtgcacaacactgtgaatgcacTAAATGCCTCCAaattgtgcactttaaaatggttagttTTTATTTATGAGAATtttgtctcaaaaaaaaaaccaaataaggGGTCACAGCATGTGACTGATGCCACCCATTCCTTCATTGCATATGTGCTGAGGACCTACCATGTGCCATGAGCTGAGCTAGGCACTTGAGAGCAAGGGTCCTGCTCTCAAAGCTCTTAGATTCTTCCTGGGCAGATTGCAGGGGTAGGGGGAGattgaaaattttaaagcaaacaaacaaatgaataagagACTTTCAGAGAGTGGAAAGTGCTGTAAGACACTACATGAAGAAACTGTAAGACTAAGAGAATATTTTGAATAATCTAAGAAGAGCTAAGAGGTAAGACCTCCCTGAAGGACACTAAGAGCCCAGCCAGGTAAAACTCTTGAGGGAAATGGATCCAACTGAAAGCATAAAagctggtgcaaaggccctggggtaggaACTAGCATGATGTGTTAAAGAAACACAAAGATGGGAACACAGTGAATGGGCCTGCAGAGGGGAGGTAGAAGGTGAGTTAGttcagggaagaaagaaaagccacATCATACACAGCTTTGCAAGTAAGGAGTTTGGTTTGATTCTAAGTACAAGATTCCCCGAAGGGGCTTAAGTAAGAAAGGGATGTGCTTAGGTGAAAACATAGTGCTGGCTTCAGTGTGGAGAATAAATTTAAGGAGAAAAGGGCGAGTGAGAGAATAAGAATGCTGGTGGCAGCAGTGGAGGAGAAAAAATGATCCTATTGGGGGTAGGGAAGGGAGAACTTACAGATGGGTTGGACGTGGATGTGAAAATTTTAAGGAAGCTTCTTATGTTTTTAACACAGCAATGGAGAGGGGGGGCCAACTATCAAGTCAAAGGGGCACTAGAAGAAAAACGTTGGGGGTATAATCTGAAGTTTCGTTTGGGATCTATTGAGTTTGAGGTGCCTACCAATTGTCCAAGTAAAAATTCCATCACtataagaaaacaagcaaagtGACAGGATGGAGGATTATGAGGAAGGGATGGAGGGCAGTTGtctcttttttcttccccagGTTCTGATCTGCTTCCTGTTGGAGGAATTCCGCATGCAAAGTCCTTCCTCCCCCCCATAGAAACAAGAAGTTCACACATGACTCACTTTCCCAATTTCCCTTGCAGCTAGGGCCTGGCCATGTGACACAGGCTAAACCAATGACCTTCAGCCAGATTGGACCCTGGGAACTAAAGAGGCAGGGATGCAGGTACCATAGACAACTGACAGGGTTGGTGGCCCTGGTGGCGGTGCCACTTCTGGAGACAGAAGATGGAGTTGAGAGCTCTGCAATAGTAGCCAGGGTGTCCTCAAGAGCCACTACAGTTCTTACTGTTTCTTGGCTCTGAACTTTTCCATTCCTGGGGCTGGCACTAAAAATCCTGAGTGATGAGAGAGAGTAGGGCTTGGATATAGTGCTAAGGAAAAATCCAGTTAAGATGGTGATATTTTAAGCTTGGGTTCTGAAGATGGAAAAGGTGCCAGCCGTGCAAAGGGCATGGGAGGGAGGATGCCATGCAGAATGAACAACAAATCCAAAGCTTTGAAGTGGGAAAGAGCTTAGCATGTCCTAAGAAGTGGGAGAAAGCCCTTGTGGCTGGAAAGGTAGAagcaagagggagagaggagtttAAATGAAGTTACTTTCTCAAGGGGCCAGGATTCCAAGCCCCCTCTGTGGCGCTCCAAAGCTAAGACTCCAACCAGCGCCTCCCGGTAGCCTTTCCCCTCCCCCGCCTCTGGAATCTGTCTGCTCTGCTGTCACAGTGGTTATGGTGACGGGCATTCTGTGCCACTCGCTCTTCAGGCCAGGAAGGAGTTGCGGGTGGTTGGCTGGGGTGGAGAACCCTAGGCCAGGCCGGGACACGGAGCAAGGACGATGCCCGTGCTGACTCCCCCGGCTGGGCGCAGCCAGGCCACACGCGTGGGGGCTGCGGCACGGCGCGAGGCGGCCAAGGCCACGACGCTGAAGGCGCAGCAGCTGGCCGAGCGCTGCGAGCAGGAGGCAGTTATCATGCGGCAACCTGAGGGCAGCGTAAGGGACCCGCACGTGGCGCGCCAGCCCTGCCGCGACGCCTACATCCCGCCCTGTCGCTTCCCCGTGGAGATGCTCAAAGGCGGGCAGCACGGTGGAGAAGCCACCGTGGAACAGCAAAACAAAGCGGCGTGCCCAGCACGCCCGCCTGAAGCCACCCAAGCACCGCGACGCGCTGGCCCAGCAGCCGGCCAGGGTGATGCTTGCGCACGCGCGTGAGGCGCGCCTCACCGCCGCGTGTCTGGATTGATGGGCAGCTGCGGCTCCTGCAGCGCTAGCGTCAGGCTACCGACCGCAGGCTCAAGCTACCGACCGCAGGCTCGGCGAAGTGAGCAAAGGCCTGCTGATCAACCAGCAGAGCGTCAAGCTGCAGGACTACCCGCCCAGGGCGGAGGAGGTGAGACCACGCCTCTCCCCGCGCCCACTCGCAAAGACTGAGTCATCAGTCCCTGGAAGCTCAGCCGGGAAAAACCCTCCCTGCAGAGAGAATGCCCCCCGCCCAGACCCCAGCTCCAGGAAGGGCACGAGATGAGAACGCCCGCAAGATGAGAGGCCCCTATTCTGAGCTAGGGGGTGAGGCTCTCCCAAGAGGATGAGGTCCTCAGCCGCCATGCCTTTAGAAGGGAAATCGAGCCCAATTCCCGAGCCAGGGAGAGAAGGTGGGATTTCCGAGTCAGATGAAATTCTTCCCAAAGTGCTCAAAATCCACACCCTGCAGCCTGGGAATGAAATCACCCACCCAGCCCCCAGGCTCAGATGGTGAGACGCTCCCCTGGGCATGAGACCCTCAATGCTCCAGTCCCAGTGACTACACACTCGAAGCTCCCAGTTGATGTGCTGGTCCCAACCCATGAAACTCTCCCCCcaatttttttaaacctcaaCTCCCACCTCACCAGATTCAGGAAGTGAGAACTCCTCCCCAGGCCTCATCTGAGGAGAAAGGAAGAGGTTCTTACCTACAGGTTGGGACCTTCAGACGCCCAGCCCCTGTACATGACAGTTAAACCCCCAACCAGGGGGAAAGGGTGAGACCCCTAGTCCCAGACCTGGTGAAATCCTCAGACCTCCACACACCAAAAAGGACAGACATCCCACCCTCCCTGGAGAggggagaccccacccacaggaTGGGTTTCCTACTCCCAGTCCCCAAATCCAGATAGTAAGACCCCAAAAGGCAAATCCTGACCACCCCTATGTTGAGATGCCTCTACATCAAGCCAGGAAGGCGGGTAATACCATCCCCAAGGAAGGGGCACCCTCCAGCCCCAGAGAGTGAGAACAACCTTCCCCTAAGGAAGTTAAGTCACCTTCCTCCCAGCTCACTGGACCCCTTCCTGTAACAGAAAGAGGCTCCCAGCCCATTCTCTAGAGGGTAAGACACCCCTAGTGAGAGCCCCCTGAAAGGATAAAGCCTTCTCAGGGAGTGGGATCCCCAAAAGGTGAGAGTGCCCCCAACTGTATTCTCCAAACCCAGAGTTTATGAAATTGGAAACCCCTCCATGAGCCTGGAAGAAGTATTCTCCCTCCAGCCCTCTCCCAAGGGTGTGAGAGCTTCTCTCCTTGTCTTGCAGATCCCTGACAGAGTTGACAGCAAGCTTACCCAGGAGAAGCATGAGTTAAAGAGCATAAAGaggaagatggagaaagatatggAAAAATCTGCGGCCCTGCTCAACTTTGGAAATACCTGGGGCCCAGTTAAGGGGGTGACAGGGGAATCCATGGCTGCCTGGTAGGCAAACTGCTCCGCCCTTGGGAACTGTAGCCACAGAAAACCCCGCCACCCAcatgcccacccccacccagacCTGACACTCCGTATTTCCATTTGTGAAATAGGAAAACTGGCGCTCTGAGATGGAGTTGGCCGTCAAAATAACAATGAATACACCCTCTGTGTTGTTCCCTTTGCAGTCATTAACTCCTTTAAAACACTCCTGTAAAAGAGAGATGATGGTCCCTTCATtagagatggggaaattgaggctcagagaaacaCAACCTCACccaaggcactgtgctaggcagtgGTGGGGCTGTGGTTTCAGCTCAGGTATCTTCTATTCCcatctttattgaggtataattgacatttttaaattgcatatatttaaggtgtacaacctgATGATTTGCTGTACATATACAATGTGAAATAATCACCATAATCAAggtaattaacatatccatcacatCCCGTGGTTACCTTTCTGTGTGTGGTGAGGACACTTAAGATCCACCCTCTTAGCCAATTTCAATGATAAAATACAGTGTTATTAAATAGAGTCACACTGTGGTACATGAGGTCTCCAGAACTTAATCTTATctagcataactgaaactttgtacccctTGATGAACAtctccccacttctccctccccaaagcccctggcagccatcattctactttctgcttcaatgaatttgactattttagattccacatgagtGAGATCTTCctgcatctggcttatttcatttagcatgacatcctccaggttcatctgtgttgtcacaaatggcaataacTCCTTCTTTTTCaaggccaagtaatattccactatGTGTTGTCTCATATTTTATATTACTTAttatatatcaatatatcaaGATAtctgtataaaatattaatatatttttattactatatattATTAGTACATTAATGTATTAGTAATAATTTATAATGttaatatattatgtatattatagtAGACCTATGAACAATGCAGAGGCTGGGGCACTGACccctgcacagtcaaaaatccatgtatgaCTCTTGACTCCcaaaaaacttaactattaatagcctactgttgacaggAAGCCttgccaataacataaacagtcaattaacacatattttgtatgttatgggTATTATATACCTATTCTTAAAATGAAgttaagctagagaaaaaataatgctttttcaaactgctgcaaatctccaaaacactttcaagtatatttattgaaaaaaatccacatgtaagtagATGTACTTCAAATCCATGTTGATCAAGGGTCAACTGAATATGTAtaccatgtttaaaaaaaaagcaaaacacctCTCTCGATCCCATGCACCCTGCCCAGATGATCCCCATGTCTGTGATCCATTCACTAGCCGATCTACTCCGCACATGCTGACTCTGTGACTTTTTCAGGCGGGACCTGGTTCAGTTTTCCCCACtgcatccctcctccccagcacaCTGCCTGGTATGCAGGAAGGGCTTGCTGAATATTTGAATTAGTGAATGGGAGACTTTTTAAATCCATTCTTTTTTACCCATATGGATGAATCACAAAGATAGGATATTCAGCAAAAGAAGCTAGCCATAAAGCACACACCCTGTATGACTCTGTATATATGAAGTTCTAGATTTCAAAAGTTTTTTCTTAAAgcaaaagataataaatattttaggctttgtgtgtGGAACAGTCTCTGTCAAAACTATTCAGTTAGGGCTCATATAGCACAAAAACAGCCAGAGACAATTGGTCCATGAATGAGTGGGGCCGGGTTCCAATAAAGTTTTAGTTACAGAGAGGCAACCTGTCCATAGGCTGTAGTTTACAGACCCCTTAAAGAACAGGCAAAACCCATCTAAAAAGCAGCTTagtggggaggggaaaggggcacCAGAGAAATtcctggggtgatggaaatattccttATTTTGATGAGATGTGTGTTATATgggtatatacatatgtgaaaagactaatgttttttgttttttttttaaattagggtatcattgatatacaatcttatgaaggtttcacatcaacaacattgtggtttcaacattcgcccatattatcaagtcccccctacaccccattgcagtccctgtccatcagcatagtaagatgctatagagtcattacttgaaAAGACTTCTGTTACAATATAACTTTCAAATAACTCAAGTATTAAAGGAATTCATTATGCTTCCTTTTATCATGGTAGAAGCAGGGTGTAGATGGAGATAGGGGTCCAGACGAGATAGATCCTAGGGGTGTAGGAGGCTCTGATGACAGCAGGGAGCTCCTGATACTAGAGCAGAGGACAGGAGACCCCAAAGCTAGCGGAAGGGGTGGGATAAGCCCTGAATGCAGTTGTGCTGCCAAGAGATGATACAGGAAGACTGAGAGGGAGATGTAGGTAGAACCAGGCTACCCCTCcactttgcagatggggaaattgatgggggggtgggggaagcttTCTTGGGCGTGCCAGAGCAAAGCCAGGCACAGAACCTAAGAAACTGACACCCAGGACCGGGGCGGGACGCAGCCACCATCCCCTACTGCTCCCCCTCTCCCGACCCAGGGGGTCATTAAAGGCTTCCAGACAGAGGATAGGGAGCGGGGCATCGGAGCCTGGGCTTGGAAATCGCCCCTTTCTGGTTGCAACGAGAGCTGGAGAGGTTGtttggagacagaaatgctttGCAGTCCGCAGCAGAGAAATCACTTCACCCACCTACCCTAACCTCTCAGCTCACACTCCCCCTTCTCCTCTGCGTTTTTCTCCTTCCACCCGCCTCCTCCAGGCCCTGGCCTCCTGCCGGGACGCTCTGGGCTTCTGCTTTAACGAGAGGCTCCAAGCTGCGGACCTAATGAACCAGCCGCTAGACAAGGTTCTGAAGCAGGCCGGCCGGCACTCCTGGGTGAACCTCCAGCGCGTCCCCACCCTGAGCGCTTAGGGCCAGAAAACGCCACCTCCAGACCCTGTGCGCACCTCCACCCCAGGTAGGCCCCCACAGAAAGGGCCTCCGTGCCCTCCTCTCCCGTACTTCTCCGCTGATGCTTTCCCTGGAGAACTGACCCCCTGGAGCAGGGGCGAGGCCTGAGAGCCAGCCTCCAGGGGAGCCACGGGCTCGATCGGCTCTTCGGCTTCAACCCCTTCCCATACTCGCACACTCGTTTCCAGAGACCACTGCCTGTAACTCCACTAGCAGCCTCGCCTCTGCCCGGGACTTCCTCCCAGTCCCTCAATAAATCCCCTTGCCCAGGGCCCCACCACCGCCTTAGAATTGAGAGTGGGGAGCTCAGAAAGCCAGGGATGGGAATGGGAGGCCTTGGCGCCCCACGCCCCACGCGCCCGCCCGCAGGGTGCGCCACGGCGCTGTACGAAGCCAAGCGACTTCTGATGGAGTCCAAGAACACCTTGCTAGAAATGGCCAAGAACGAGAACATCTGCAAACAGCAGCAGCAGAGAAGCGATCGCGTGTGCGCTTCCCTGGCACAGAAGATGCGCGAGACCTCGGAGCTGCAGGTGCGCGGAGTGGGCGCTGCTGCCAGGTGGCTGGGGACGAGGGCGGAGACTGGAGAGGGGCGCGCGGGAGGAAGGGGTCCGGAGGCCCGCGGGAGCCCCCTGAGCTTtctacctccccacccccacccccgggaaAGAATGAATATGACCGCAGGACTGTTGAGGGAAACCATCCGCCAGTGCACGAAATACAGCCAGGAGATGCACATCACCCGCGGCCTCATGAAGGTGTGGCCTGGGGGAAGGGCCTGCGGGGGTGGGGGTCTCAGAGAAGTCCCTCAACCTCTGCCCgcctccccccacaccccgtcGCCATCCAGCTCCTTCTCTCAGCCCACGTTTGAAGAGGCTGCTTCCGAGCGCACCTTGAGCAGATGCTTTCCCACATCCTAGGTCCTCCCGCCCCTCGCTCCCCAGTTGCATCCTTTCCCTCAAGCCTGCCCTGTCGCAGGTTCATTTTCAAGAGCATCTGGCCCAGGTGCGTCGCCCCCAGCCCCTGCGTGAGGCCTGCCTCTCAGCTCTGCTCTCTCCCGGGCGGGGCGCTCCCTCACGCACCTAAGCCCAGGTGTGTAGCTCCCCCTTCCGAGGCCCGGCCTCTCTCCAGGGGTGCGCCTTTCGCAAGCCCACCTGACCTAGGTGTGTGGCTCCCTTTCGGAGGCCCGCCCTCTCTCCAGGGGTGTTCCTTTAACACCTGGTCCAGGTGTGTCGCCCCCCCCGCCCCCTAAGCCCCCACCACTGGCGCTGGGCCAGCGCTCCAAACCACCTGACCCCCAGCACggtccctccccctccccagagCGCCGACGAGCTTGAGAGTCACATCTCTCACATGGAACGGAGCTGCCCGCCATGCACAAGAATCTCACCTGCAGCGTCAACTGCAAGAAGATCGGGCAGGACGTGGACAGCAACGTGTTGCGCCTGCGTCTCCGCCAGCGCCACCTGCGCGTGTGCTACGAGCCCGCGTGGCGCCTAGTCAGCGGCTGGGACCCGCGTCCGCCGCCCCCTGCCTAGTCCAGCGCCGCCGCGCGGTGACAGGCGCACCCCTGCCCTGCCGGCTGGCCCCGCGCGGAACCAGACTCTGCCCATGGCTCCGCCCTCCCCTCACCCACCTCCCTCTGAGCTCCCTCCAGCagaattatcattttaaaaaattataataattaccATTTATTAGGCGCCTACTGTTTGTATCTCAAGCACTAACCTTACAACGCGTTATGGGCGGTGCAGCTTGGAAATTCACAGGATGGATTTGGGCGCTGGGTTTCTGAGGTTCAAATCCAGGcttccataaaaaaagaatgaaatcttgccatctggGACAACGCGGATGAACCtaaagggtatcatgctcagtgaataagctgcgcagagaaagacaaataccttatgcTTTCCCTTATAtacagaatctaaaaaacaaacaggcAAAACAGAAACGGACTCCTAAACACACACCATGGCCTGGTTATCGCAGGGGAGGCAGTTGGGGGGTGGGCGATATTGGTGAAGGGGAA
Protein-coding sequences here:
- the TEKTL1 gene encoding LOW QUALITY PROTEIN: coiled-coil domain-containing protein 105 (The sequence of the model RefSeq protein was modified relative to this genomic sequence to represent the inferred CDS: inserted 1 base in 1 codon; deleted 1 base in 1 codon; substituted 2 bases at 2 genomic stop codons), translating into MPVLTPPAGRSQATRVGAAARREAAKATTLKAQQLAERCEQEAVIMRQPEGSVRDPHVARQPCRDAYIPPCRFPVEMLKGGSTVEKPPWNSKTKRRAQHARLKPPKHRDALAQQPARVMLAHAREARLTAACLDXWAAAAPAALASGYRPQAQATDRRLGEVSKGLLINQQSVKLQDYPPRAEEIPDRVDSKLTQEKHELKSIKRKMEKDMEKSHDILQALASCRDALGFCFNERLQAADLMNQPLDKVLKQAGRHSWVNLQRVPTLSAXGQKTPPPDPVRTSTPGCATALYEAKRLLMESKNTLLEMAKNENICKQQQQRSDRVCASLAQKMRETSELRERMNMTAGLLRETIRQCTKYSQEMHITRGLMKVHFQEHLAQVRRPQPLREACLSALLSPGRGSADELESHISHMEXELPAMHKNLTCSVNCKKIGQDVDSNVLRLRLRQRHLRVCYEPAWRLVSGWDPRPPPPA